In Portunus trituberculatus isolate SZX2019 chromosome 45, ASM1759143v1, whole genome shotgun sequence, the DNA window aGTGGCAGGGTTCAGAGGAGCTTTCCAAAATTTGTAGCCtatcgtagtagtagtgacgcGTCTTTCCTCTTGGAACGTCTTCAGATAAGTAGTGGTCAGTGCAGCGTGGGAGAGCGTGTTATGTGATAAGCTGACGGGCGTTTCTTATTGAGGGATGGTCACCTTACTGGGAGGCTGTTGGGCGCTTCCTATAGGTCGGGCGCCCTCATCTCGGtctccttcctgctcttctttgtAGGCAGGAGTTGCAGGTCTGCGACTCGAAAATATATAGGTGGTGATGCTTCTTCTATATAAAGGGCTTCCAGTATTCCTCAATCCTCTTTGTTCTGGGTCTGTCTCTGATGGCGGCGCTATTTGCCAGGGTTTGGCGGGTAATGCTTCTTCGGCGTTTGGTGCGATAGCGTTCTTTTAGAGCTCCAGTTTGCGGGTGACAGGTTAGTCTCCTTGACAGTGTAGTTGTCCTCTTCACAATGTTGTAGGCTTGAGGTCAACACTCCTCAACAATGCATTTAGGCTACGTGTGTTTGTAGACGACGCCCCCTACTTACTAAGAGAAGTgttggctttatttatttatttatttatttatctttttatgaaGAGCTCCGATGTTTATTGAActcctgtagtgtgtgtgtattccatcaggtttgtggtcaataaaatatcatctataaacgtgtgtgtgtgtgtgtgaagaaaatcGGTGGGAAAACGCTGCTCCTTGGCGCCTACGTAACAGTTTTTCTGCCTCCTTGGGATTTTCCGCGAAGGGGCGAGGCGGACTTCCCTGCCACACTATGGACCCGAATCGGTCGGTCCCTTACCactaagctcctcctcctcttttgcgtGCCTTGGTAACGGGGCAGGTGGGAGGGGCGTATCCAGGTCTTTGTCccgcctccttccctcacccctcccccatggctaaaaataaagggataaaaacaaacaaaagaaaaggatgataaaaaaacCGTCCTATCAAGAATATATGTAGATGCCACAAGCTGGAAttgctgtttgtttctcttagttgtttctgttgttggaGCCTTCATGCAACTGGTAACACCACCTTTCCTTTGCGTCGTTGCTGAGGGCGTGGtaccaggaaaaaaagagaaaagaagatcaCAGAGTTCCATCAAGAGGTTATAGGCAgctggaagaggggagggagtggccTTGCATCCTTACATCGGCAACCGGCCAAAGGCGGCAGCAGCCCTATAAAAGCCCACGCTGGCTCTGCTGCCCACCAAGTCTGGCTTCTGACTCCGTTGCTGTTGAAGGTGAGCATCTCAAAGCGCCTGAGTTTTGAACCATCTTAAATCATATTAAAAATCCACAGACGTAATTAATCTGGAACTTACGAATTTGTTTTCCAGTGATTATTCTTTGATGAGTCTTTGATAAATCATCAGTTGAATCATGAAATAACTCAGTGAAGTAACTTCCAGTAGAGTCAATTAATAGTGGAGATAAGATGTAGTATTTGAGAATGTGGTTCCctgacgtatgtgtgtgtgtgtgtgtgtgtgtgtgttttcttgattcTATGTATCGGTACTTGCAGATGACGTCACTGCGGATAGCGTTCCTGGTGTTGGTGGGATGCGTGGTGCCAGCTTACATGCAGTTTGGATCTAATTGTGTTCACTGGTGCCGGACACCTGAAAATCAAGTGTACTGTTGCAAGGATACACATGACACCCCGGCCTCTCCCATCCAAGTGGTTAATCATGGACGCTGCCCTCCTGTTCGTCCTGTATGTCCACCTGTCAGATCCTTCAGTCCGCCCCAGAGTTGCTCCAGCGACAGCGACTGCTACGGCCAGAAGTGCTGCTATGACAGATGTCTTGAGGAACACGTGTGCAAACCTCAGCATTATGGACATGGTGGGCACGGCGGACACGGCGGTCACGGTGGGCACGGAGGCTTTGGTGGGTTCGGCGGCGGATTTGGTCGCTAAGAACCGGGAtgaatttttcacttttcacttgTTCTATTATTTCTTGATCAAACCTCCATGTTGGTAATAGAGACCAAGCCAGGACATCGATTAATGATTTAGTagatttattttacattttctcgTGATTGTTTTTATATGTGTTTGATATAAAAAATTCTTTTAATaataaatacctttaaaaagctttatgaatattttcatcattccttGTTTGACGAAACCTTGAGCGAACCGTTCACTCCCCGACCCTCAACGGCTGCACGTCTAGGTGAAGCAGTTCAGTGCTTCttctgttgtgttgttgttgctgttgtttttgttgttgttgttgttactgctgctgctgctgctgctgctgctgctgctgtcgttgttgttgcagtaatggtggtggagttTCTTTGTGGCGTCACAATAGACAagtggggccgccgtggtacagtggaaccatgcgtgctttggtgtccgaggggtctccaagcgcacgggttcgaatcctgttcacggtccgagtgtaggttgggcttcctcactcgggacaacggtttcctagcgggtgggctttgagataggaggcaccccaaaaggtatctcctttagcccataaattcccgtgaaaagcccacatggtataaataaaaaaaaaagaaaaaaagtgcaggGTCGGGTTGCCACTGCCATGTTTACGAAGTCAAGAAAGGCCAAACAAGTGTCTTGACAATATGTTAGTAGTTGGAAACAGACATAATTCTGCAGTGAGGTGCTGTTACACAATCAAAATCTGTCTGTATAATAAATAGgtcatgaaaagaaagaaatcaaaacaGAATTATATCGTTTAATCACTTTAATGCCTAAtgaaaatgtacaaataaatatTTGTAGAGGCAGAGGTAGAGGCAAACTGCCTCACTCTCTGAAGAGCAAAGAGAATCTCAGTAAGGAGAGGAGTGGGGCGTTGGTAAGCAGGTTCACTCAGCCGAACTGTATCGGGGGTTTGCACACGTGTTCCTGCAGGCAAGTGTCGAAGCAACACTTGTCGTAGCCGCCGCAGCCGCCATCATTAGAGCAGGTTGCAGGAGGCTGGAAGCTGCGAGTGTTGGGGCAGACGGGGCGCACCGCGGGACACACTCCGGGCTTCACCACGCCAGCGAAGCTCGGGGCCTGGTTGCTGTCCTCGCAGCAGTAGGCCTGGCCCTTGGGCGTCTTGCACCAGTAGCGGCATGTGCTGGGCGGGGCCACGGGTGATGGGAACCCAATGCCTCCCAGTCCATGTCCATGCCCATGACCTAACCCATGGCCTCCAAAACCATGTCCTCCTGGTCCATGTCCCAACCCATGGCCTCCAAAACCATGTCCTGGTCCATGACCTAACCCATGGCCTCCAAAACCATGTCCTCCTGGTCCATGTCCTCCCAGAATGGGCCcatgccctccaactcctcctaaACCGAATGAACTGCTGATTCCCACACCACCAAGTCCAAGGTGAGAGCTGATTCCTGCCCCTTGGTGTGCGCCGACTCCTCCATGGTGGCCGCCTAATCCCACTCCGTGTTGTACGCTCAGTCCAGAACTGACTCCGTGGGATCCCCCGAGGCCGAGAAACCTCGCATTGGCTTTGCTTCCATCAGAcgtcttatccttcttttccgCCGCTGCGAGCACCACGCCTGCCATCAGCAGTAGCACCGTCGCCTTCATCTCCTGTAGGGAAGAGGAATCCTTAGTAGAAAAATCCGTGAGGCGGAATGACATGGCGACGGTATACTGACTGTCTCATCTCTCACCGAGCTGCTGACACCAACACACTTACGCATTTTTGAACAACTCTTTCTTTATAGCAAAGATAAAACTACATTGACTGAAAGGCTTGGACTTCCCCAACATTCCCTCAGCGGTCATTGGTGTTCGTCCACAACACA includes these proteins:
- the LOC123519577 gene encoding uncharacterized protein LOC123519577, whose amino-acid sequence is MTSLRIAFLVLVGCVVPAYMQFGSNCVHWCRTPENQVYCCKDTHDTPASPIQVVNHGRCPPVRPVCPPVRSFSPPQSCSSDSDCYGQKCCYDRCLEEHVCKPQHYGHGGHGGHGGHGGHGGFGGFGGGFGR
- the LOC123519576 gene encoding acanthoscurrin-2-like — translated: MKATVLLLMAGVVLAAAEKKDKTSDGSKANARFLGLGGSHGVSSGLSVQHGVGLGGHHGGVGAHQGAGISSHLGLGGVGISSSFGLGGVGGHGPILGGHGPGGHGFGGHGLGHGPGHGFGGHGLGHGPGGHGFGGHGLGHGHGHGLGGIGFPSPVAPPSTCRYWCKTPKGQAYCCEDSNQAPSFAGVVKPGVCPAVRPVCPNTRSFQPPATCSNDGGCGGYDKCCFDTCLQEHVCKPPIQFG